GCATCGTCCACCGTGATCCTGTCGATGTGGATGACCAGGTCATACAGGCTGGGATCGGCGGTTTCAATGCCGTACAGTTGCTGACTCCATTTGCGGCGTTGTTCGTCCAGCTTTTGGATGTAGGCGGTGGCCGCGTCGCGGGAGAGGCCGTTTCTTTCCGTCACGATACGCATGCGCTCTTCCATGTCCGCAATGATGCGTACCTTGAGAACATGCGATATGTCTTTAACAAAAAAGTGACCGGCAAATCCGTGATAGACCACATTGCCTTTTTGCAGGGTTTTCAGAACGGCGGCCTGGATATAAGCGATATATTTTTCTTTTCTTAAAAGAATACGGTCCATGAAAGTGGGGGCATCATGAATGGCCTGAAAAAGGTTTATTTCGGAAATATTAAAATCTTTGGATGCCGCAATAAGAATCTCGCGCGAGATGCAATCATAGCCTAATCTTTTGGCTGTTCGCTCTGCTACTTCCTGGCCGTGGCTGAATGATCCT
This portion of the Desulfobacterales bacterium genome encodes:
- a CDS encoding cytidylate kinase-like family protein gives rise to the protein MSVITISRGSFSHGQEVAERTAKRLGYDCISREILIAASKDFNISEINLFQAIHDAPTFMDRILLRKEKYIAYIQAAVLKTLQKGNVVYHGFAGHFFVKDISHVLKVRIIADMEERMRIVTERNGLSRDAATAYIQKLDEQRRKWSQQLYGIETADPSLYDLVIHIDRITVDDAVDIICHKIGLHHFQATPESRQQLKDLSLAAEVKAALIDLKPDIEVTARTGTVRVTASASSAQQSKLEKEMRKVAETIPGIQNLEIDLLYVASYSVD